In a single window of the Cucumis melo cultivar AY chromosome 11, USDA_Cmelo_AY_1.0, whole genome shotgun sequence genome:
- the LOC103498446 gene encoding uncharacterized protein LOC103498446 produces MVTTRFKKYSSGISSSKIPSTSCSSEAMDPTAPKSTTSSKEKRYKGIPSKHPYKKVRKSIPSGEYSTISSPAHSSYAERSANPPSPVTVKEEVLEFSSPQSVRRSVSSSVPKSLSRPEPRVSVKTVVLDSDSSDSDDNVILSTLLHRTRSARSNQTTSPAKPQASGGVSPKVALPRPSEHTKYSGTPSSQASPKTAPPGEADVEDDDSDDEDYAPGTEEKTETETTSTSTENHSASPEKDPSDHRSTEESGESSIPRSTEGPSEFSTPVSTFHSEEGAHKWKYVVKRQIADEANIADRYNFSPAILELIRNVGHICTVFEVHIRGVCFNVSPELLNSYLGITLPADYAVSYPTPERLAEELMGETFLVWPVDGQLSVASLTVKYSILHQIGISNWIPSTHASTISTSLGHFVYLVCTRSTILTPLDIVGSAPRVIPLSMHLFQGTHFQDVATEFDNAPGGTSTPAASQPAVDHPVTLSVSLANRLLQALIAESRALTRQISELTDRRIVLDAVIHDL; encoded by the exons ATGGTCACCACTCGATTCAAGAAGTATTCATCCGGTATCTCCTCCTCCAAAATCCCTTCGACTTCTTGCAGTTCAGAAGCAATGGATCCCACAGCTCCGAAGTCGACAACTTCCTCAAAAGAGAAACGGTACAAAGGAATTCCGTCTAAGCATCCGTATAAGAAGGTACGCAAATCCATTCCGTCGGGTGAGTACAGTACGATTTCCAGTCCTGCACATAGCTCCTATGCAGAGCGATCGGCAAATCCTCCGTCGCCAGTTACAGTTAAGGAAGAAGTTCTTGAATTCTCCTCACCCCAGAGTGTTCGTCGTTCTGTATCTTCGTCAGTTCCAAAGTCGCTCTCGAGGCCTGAACCGAGGGTTTCTGTGAAAACTGTGGTATTAGACTCTGACTCATCAGACAGTGACGACAATGTGATCCTATCTACTCTTCTTCACCGAACAAGAAGCGCTCGTAGCAATCAAACTACCTCTCCCGCTAAACCTCAGGCAAGTGGTGGTGTGTCTCCTAAGGTAGCGCTGCCTCGACCTAGTGAGCATACTAAGTACTCCGGTACTCCATCATCCCAGGCCTCTCCCAAGACTGCTCCACCCGGTGAAGCGGATGTTGAAGATGATGATTCAGATGATGAAGACTATGCTCCAGGGACAGAAGAAAAGACAGAGACGGAAACCACGTCCACGTCGACTGAAAACCATAGTGCATCTCCTGAAAAGGACCCATCTGATCACCGATCAACTGAAGAATCGGGCGAGTCCTCAATCCCTAGGTCAACTGAAGGACCAAGTGAGTTTTCAACCCCTGTGTCCACTTTTCACTCTGAGGAAGGAGCACACAAATGGAAATATGTGGTTAAACGGCAAATTGCGGATGAGGCTAATATTGCTGACCGATACAACTTTTCCCCGGCCATACTAGAACTGATACGCAATGTCGGACATATTTGTACTGTCTTTGAG GTACATATTCGTGGTGTGTGCTTCAACGTGTCTCCTGAGCTTTTGAACTCTTATCTTGGTATCACTCTGCCTGCTGATTATGCGGTTTCGTATCCCACTCCTGAACGACTGGCTGAGGAACTTATGGGTGAAACATTCCTTGTATGGCCAGTTGATGGGCAGCTATCAGTTGCCTCTCTAACGGTTAAGTATTCAATTCTTCATCAAATTGGGATCTCTAATTGGATTCCGTCTACGCATGCCTCCACTATTTCGACATCGCTGGGTCACTTTGTCTACCTTGTGTGCACTAGG TCAACCATTCTGACTCCTCTGGATATTGTAGGTTCAGCACCTCGGGTTATACCGCTCAGTATGCACCTGTTTCAAGGGACTCACTTTCAGGATGTTGCTACTGAGTTTGACAATGCTCCAGGCGGAACCAGTACTCCTGCTGCCTCACAACCTGCGGTTGACCATCCTGTGACTCTCTCTGTATCACTTGCCAATCGGCTGCTGCAAGCCCTTATTGCTGAATCTCGTGCTCTCACCCGTCAAATAAGTGAGCTAACTGATCGCCGCATTGTATTGGATGCTGTCATCCATGACCTTTGA
- the LOC127143856 gene encoding uncharacterized protein LOC127143856 — MDKSWMMENRMSREYELGVEAFIQFGFRHAKGSSTIRFPCLKCGNRLPQDESTAYTNEETVDNDLFHVINMVQNVRDEFSEVPNTFDNMFDDAKKPLFPGCKRFTKLSALVRLYNLKVRFGWSNASFSKLLATISELLPENNKMLISMYEAKKTLTALGLSYQKIDACPNDCCLYRKDLADISRCPKCNISRWKTSKNSNEEIKGIAAKQLWYFPIVPRFLRMFKNSEYVKHLCWHANDRKVDGVLRHPADTPSWRLVDHLWPDFGSEPRNLRLGLSTDGINPYGDLSTKYSWPVIATIYNLPPWLCMRRKYLMLTMLISGPKQPGYDINVYLAPLIDDLKLMWEEGVQCFDAHRNERFTLRAVLLWTINDFPAYGNLCGCSVKGYKACPICEEETSSIRLPHGKKNAYMGHRKYLPRHHPYRRQKKAFNGNQEHGTPHLPLSGETIYNRLKDKTFPCGKRSTRRLNEDISNDYWKRISAFYELTYWKKLHVRHCLDVMHIEKNVLMNIIGTLLDIPGKSKDGLSARLDLVEMNIRPELAPVSDGSRTYIPAACYTLSREEKVSICRTLSDLKAPEGYSSNFRSLVSLENLTLSGLKSHDCHVLM; from the exons atggacaaatcatggatgatggaGAATAGGATGTCCAGGGAGTATGAATTGGGAGTGGAAGCATTCATTCAATTTGGTTTTCGTCATGCCAAAGGTTCCAGTACTATCAGGTTTCcatgtttgaaatgtgggaacCGTTTGCCGCAAGACGAATCAACA GCTTACACGAACGAAGAAACGGTCGACAATGATTTATTTCATGTGATAAATATGGTTCAAAATGTCCGCGATGAGTTTTCTGAAGTACCTAATACGTTTGACAATATGTTTGATGATGCAAAGAAGCCTCTATTTCCTGGTTGTAAAAGATTCACAAAGTTATCAGCATTAGTTAGGCTATACAACCTGAAGGTTAGATTTGGATGGAGTAATGCTAGCTTCTCCAAACTACTGGCAACGATTAGCGAGTTATTGcctgaaaataataaaatgctGATATCCAtgtatgaagcaaaaaaaacgCTTACTGCTTTGGGCCTTAGTTATCAAAAAATAGACGCATGCCCTAACGATTGCTGCTTGTATAGAAAAGATCTGGCAGACATCAGTAGGTGTCCTAAATGTAACATTTCGAGGTGGAAGACAAGTAAGAACTCAAATGAAGAGATTAAGGGAATTGCAGCTAAACAGCTGTGGTATTTTCCAATTGTTCCGAGGTTCTTAAGGATGTTCAAGAACTCCGAATATGTAAAGCACTTGTGTTGGCATGCAAATGACAGGAAAGTAGACGGTGTGTTAAGGCATCCAGCTGATACTCCATCTTGGAGGTTGGTAGACCATTTGTGGCCAGATTTTGGGTCCGAACCGAGAAACCTCCGCTTGGGGTTGTCCACAGATGGCATCAATCCATACGGAGATTTATCAACGAAATATAGTTGGCCTGTGATTGCTACAATATACAACCTTCCACCATGGCTATGTATGAGGAGGAAGTATTTGATGTTAACTATGTTAATCTCGGGACCTAAGCAACCAGGATACGACATAAATGTCTACCTAGCACCTTTGATTGATGATCTCAAACTTATGTGGGAAGAAGGTGTTCAGTGTTTTGATGCACATAGAAATGAAAGATTCACCCTGCGAGCTGTCTTACTGTGGACtatcaatgattttcctgcatacGGGAACCTGTGTGGGTGTAGTGTGAAGGGGTATAAGGCTTGTCCAATATGTGAGGAGGAAACTTCTTCTATAAGACTACCACATGGGAAGAAAAATGCATATATGGGACATAGAAAATACTTACCACGTCATCACCCTTATAGGAGACAAAAGAAAGCATTTAATGGTAATCAGGAGCATGGGACACCTCATCTCCCTTTATCAGGCGAGACAATTTATAATAGACTTAAGGATAAGACCTTTCCATGCGGTAAAAGGTCTACTAGGAGGTTGAATGAAGATATTTCGAACGACTACTGGAAGAGGATTTCTGCATTCTATGAGTTAACGTACTGGAAAAAATTACATGTAAGACACTGTCTTGATGttatgcatattgagaagaatgtattGATGAATATAATTGGTACACTGCTTGACATACCAGGGAAGAGTAAGGATGGATTGAGTGCTAGACTTGATTTGGTAGAAATGAACATTCGACCCGAGTTGGCCCCTGTGTCCGATGGAAGTAGAACTTACATACCTGCAGCATGTTATACATTGTCAAGAGAGGAGAAAGTCTCTATTTGCAGAACTTTGTCTGATCTTAAGGCTCCAGAAGGTTATTCGTCGAATTTCAGAAGTTTGGTATCTTTAGAGAACCTAACGCTCTCTGGTCTTAAATCACATGATTGCCATGTTCTAATGTAA